A single genomic interval of Spinacia oleracea cultivar Varoflay chromosome 6, BTI_SOV_V1, whole genome shotgun sequence harbors:
- the LOC130463101 gene encoding uncharacterized protein, translating into MTQQINKKTNVLRRGSFNAAKLSPVPHTETRVLTPYFWSQLLLSFVSFVWLVSLHRNTNTFFFLHTTDPDLLSSPSNFAGKLKLHRRRGHSNSSPPPPFSIEAFTGKSYATVTQITGTESHEFVIWVQFLLLILLLLLAFVVVVAVFALVVLGVFGCIMTLAGETKGMSRSWMYEKRTSSGFLNGVEEFCRCALEHQENVQDNGFNCPCVDCENVSRVSSIKTLRDHVIRRGFRQQYHVWIWHGEIGGYTGNSSENPIIDHHVHTEPIDRTEDMFSEEDDEGEEDVDDDIEEDHIDEMMEAIQDKPHLFERLSEAAEKPLYPGCVKYTQLSAVSVLTNLKIKGGVTDAIFSQFLEALEDMFPEGNVLPKSTYYANKLMCPFGLAYEKIDACPNDCILYRKEFADLDKCPRCGKSRYKLPDGVMPGEGKKGPSAKLLWYLPIIPRFRRLFSIKKEAKNLRWHADKRKKDGLLRHPADSPQWKDIDEEFPEFGKEDRNLRLALSTDGMNPFGSLSSQHSTWPVLLVIYNLPPWLCMKSKNIMLSLLIQGPKQPGNDIDVYLAPLIDDLKKMWDEGISVFDAYGDEIFTLRAMLFCTINDYPAYGNLSGYKVKGKMPCPVCEDDMESTWLPNSRKHVYPVHRKWLNRFHPYRKKKSLFDGNVEERRFRRPSSGREVYNRVKGIETVFGKSGKNKKDGIWKKESAFWKLEYWKHLSVRHCLDVMHIEKNVCEAILGTLLNMDKKSKDGIKVRRDMQHLKIRPHLWPKLKEKARKGKGKSYYLPPACYTLSKVEKRIFLECLYGIKVPKGYSSNIRKLVCMTELKLHAMKSHDCHVMMQELDKLQANVVVTLCQFEMYFPPSFFDIMVHLVVHLVREIKLCGPMFMRWAYPFERHMGCMQRKVRNPARPEASMIQGTVSAEIGAFIAEYMSRAEPIGLPKSRHEGRLEGKGTIGAKDISAPLEKQMQAHLCVLQQLTKVSPYLEKHMQELRARNPTKTERAFVLEHNRTFSDWFQNKVMAELDVKGHKISNTIKWLSYGPQDTLHSYEGYDINGYTFHTLRQDKKSRSTQNSGVTMVASSRDYASAKDKNPVDATHPYYGVIQEIWVLDYSGKIKVPLFQCKWAENSRRGVKLVDNNMTIINMTRLRDTSEPFILASQAKQVFYIRDNVDHDWSVVVKGKRYILGVGDVDDEEEYDQFDDSPPFSISESDVLDGTDNDTNYMRLDHTEGITVDEP; encoded by the exons ATGACGCagcaaattaataaaaaaacaaacgTTTTGCGGCGTGGCTCCTTTAACGCCGCAAAGTTGTCACCTGTCCCCCACACAGAGACACGCGTATTAACCCCATATTTTTGGAGCCAGCTGCTTCTCTCTTTCGTCTCTTTCGTTTGGCTTGTCTCACTTCACAGAAACACCAACACCTTCTTCTTCCTTCATACGACTGACCCTGACCTACTCTCTTCACCATCGAATTTCGCCGGAAAACTTAAGCTCCACCGCCGCCGTGGTCATTCGAACTCATCTCCGCCGCCTCCGTTCTCAATTGAG GCCTTCACTGGTAAATCCTATGCCACCGTGACACAGATCACAGGAACTGAAAGCCATGAATTTGTTATTTGGGTCCAG TTTTTGTTGTTGATCTTATTGTTGTTGcttgcttttgttgttgttgttgctgtttttGCTCTTGTTGTTCTTGGTGTT TTTGGTTGTATCATGACTTTAGCCGGTGAAACAAAAGGTATGAGTCGAAGTTGGATGTATGAGAAGCGAACTTCGTCGGGGTTCTTGAACGGGGTAGAGGAGTTTTGTAGATGTGCTTTGGAGCATCAAGAAAATGTACAAGATAATGGGTTTAATTGTCCATGTGTCGATTGCGAAAATGTGAGTAGGGTTAGTAGTATCAAAACATTAAGAGATCATGTGATTCGTCGTGGGTTTAGGCAACAATACCATGTGTGGATATGGCATGGTGAGATCGGAGGATATACGGGAAATTCCAGTGAAAATCCAATTATTGACCACCATGTACACACTGAACCTATTGATCGGACCGAGGATATGTTTTCGGAGGAAGATGATGAAGGTGAAGAAGACGTGGATGATGATATTGAGGAGGATCATATAGATGAAATGATGGAGGCAATTCAAGATAAGCCTCATTTATTTGAACGTTTGTCAGAAGCTGCTGAGAAACCTTTGTATCCTGGATGTGTCAAGTACACTCAGTTGTCGGCTGTGTCAGTGTTGACCAACCTGAAAATAAAGGGCGGTGTGACTGACgcaattttttcacaatttttGGAGGCATTAGAGGACATGTTTCCCGAAGGGAATGTGTTGCCTAAGTCGACTTATTATGCCAACAAGTTGATGTGTCCTTTTGGATTAGCATATGAGAAAatagatgcttgcccaaatgattgtatttTGTATCGAAAAGAGTTTGCAGATTTAGATAAATGTCCTCGGTGTGGTAAGTCTCGTTACAAGCTCCCAGATGGAGTTATGCCCGGGGAAGGCAAGAAAGGTCCCTCTGCTAAActgctttggtatcttccaataATACCAAGGTTTAGACGATTGTTTTCAATAAAGAAGGAGGCAAAGAACTTGAGGTGGCATGCAGAtaagaggaagaaagatgggttgCTTAGACATCCGGCAGATTCTCCTCAATGGAAAGATATTGATGAAGAATTTCCAGAATTCGGCAAAGAAGATAGGAATCTTAGGCTTGCGCTTTCTACTGAcggaatgaacccatttggtAGTCTAAGCAGTCAACACAGCACTTGGCCTGTTCTGTTAGTAATTTAtaatttgcctccttggttgTGCATGAAGTCAAAGAATATTATGTTATCCTTACTTATACAAGGGCCGAAACAACCAGGAAACGATATTGATGTATACCTTGCTCCGCTCATTGATGATTTGAAAAAAATGTGGGATGAAGGTATTTCTGTTTTTGATGCGTATGGTGATGAGATTTTCACGTTGCGTGCAATGTTATTTTGTACCATCAATGACTACCCGGCTTATGGTAACTTGTCAGGGTATAAGGTAAAGGGAAAGATGCCATGCCCAGTTTGTGAAGATGATATGGAATCAACCTGGTTGCCAAATTCTAGAAAACACGTGTATCCAGTTCATAGAAAGTGGCTAAATAGGTTTCATCCTTATCGAAAGAAAAAATCTCTATTTGATGGCAACGTGGAAGAACGTAGATTTCGTAGACCATCATCTGGAAGAGAGGTTTACAACCGTGTTAAAGGCATAGAGACGGTTTTTGGAAAATctgggaaaaataaaaaagatggaATTTGGAAGAAGGAGTCTGCCTTTTGGAAACTGGAATATTGGAAGCATCTGTCAGTTAGAcattgtctcgatgtaatgcacatAGAAAAAAATGTGTGTGAGGCCATTTTGGGTACATTGTTGAACATGGATAAGAAATCGAAGGATGGCATTAAGGTGCGGAGAGACATGCAACACCTGAAGATTCGACCTCATTTATGGCCAAAGCTTAAGGAAAAGGCCAGAAAGGGGAAAGGGAAGTCTTACTATTTACCCCCTGCTTGCTATACATTGTCTAAAGTTGAGAAAAGAATATTTCTAGAGTGTCTTTATGGAATTAAAGTTCCAAAGGGCTACTCATCGAATATAAGAAAGCTTGTGTGTATGACTGAATTGAAATTACATGCAATGAAATCCCATGATTGTCATGTCATGATGCAA GAATTAGACAAACTACAAGCTAATGTAGTTGTAACACTGTGCCAGTTTGAGATGTATTTTCCGCCTTCGTTTTTCGACATAATGGTTCATTTAGTTGTCCATCTTGTTCGAGAAATCAAGCTTTGTGGTCCAATGTTCATGAGATGGGCTTATCCTTTTGAAAGGCATATGGGGTGCATGCAGAGAAAGGTGAGGAATCCCGCACGACCAGAAGCAAGTATGATTCAAGGAACTGTGTCGGCAGAGATTGGTGCGTTTATTGCTGAATATATGTCCAGAGCTGAACCAATCGGACTTCCTAAATCTCGACATGAGGGGAGACTTGAAGGCAAAGGCACAATTGGTGCTAAAGATATCAGTGCTCCATTAGAGAAACAGATGCAAGCCCACTTATGTGTGCTACAACAACTCACAAAGGTTAGTCCGTACTTAGAAAAGCATATGCAGGAGTTAAGAGCTCGAAATCCGACTAAAACAGAACGTGCCTTTGTGTTGGAACATAATCGTACTTTCAGTGATTGGTTTCAAAATAAAGTGATGGCTGAGTTGGATGTTAAAGGCCACAAAATCTCCAATACGATAAAATGGCTATCATATGGTCCACAAGATACTTTGCACTCATATGAAGGGTATGACATCAATGGATATACCTTCCATACGCTACGTCAAGACAAAAAGTCAAGGTCTAcgcaaaatagtggtgttacaATGGTTGCTTCTTCTAGAGATTATGCAAGTGCTAAAGATAAGAATCCAGTTGATGCAACACATCCATATTATGGGGTCATTCAGGAAATATGGGTGCTTGATTATAGTGGAAAAATAAAGGTACCACTTTTTCAATGCAAGTGGGCAGAGAATAGTCGGCGCGGTGTTAAGCTTGTTGACAATAATATGACTATAATCAATATGACACGGTTGCGCGATACTTCAGAGCCATTCATACTCGcatcccaagcaaagcaagttTTCTACATAAGAGACAATGTCGATCATGATTGGTCTGTTGTTGTTAAAGGGAAGAGATATATTCTTGGTGTTGGTGATGTcgatgatgaagaagagtacGATCAGTTTGATGACTCACCACCGTTCTCAATTTCAGAGAGCGATGTGCTTGATGGAACGGATAATGATACCAATTATATGCGCTTAGATCATACAGAAGGCATAACTGTTGATGAACCTTGA